The following are encoded in a window of Pecten maximus chromosome 17, xPecMax1.1, whole genome shotgun sequence genomic DNA:
- the LOC117315548 gene encoding uncharacterized protein LOC117315548 translates to MATGGIGAWQSMSADPNCVCEGGFGEVTSIVKSPLFYGAGMGVLPGLSHQDTAILAGVLTGLATFLFLAIPILCCLCPFPCLCCGGAGGKSSKAMAAAAGGATKRKEKHMHDGISGRSTDVESIMSFRSFDKNWDKLDKVDYDNLYEVDMKLPRVWLETLRGVPDDQIDGRLQELEATNWQGTDMHRSSEGRHGGYDEGRDMQTLERNMTMESSGGYGTGGGGYGTGGGGYGTGGGNGHIYSTSTSGRDGGQVLEWETTRQINIAASELPEQEYIYEREFRQEMNGMERDNFMKIYQTYRRMLDDSKQTAF, encoded by the exons GTATTGGCGCGTGGCAGAGCATGTCAGCTGACCCAAACTGCGTCTGTGAGGGGGGATTTG gggaggtaactagcATTGTCAAAAGCCCGCTTTTTTACGGGGCAGGAATGGGCGTCCTTCCGGGTCTTAGTCACCAGGACACTGCCATTTTGGCTGGAGTCCTCACAGGTCTGGCCACCTTTCTCTTTCTGGCCATCCCTATTCTCTGTTGCCTTTGTCCCTTCCCTTGTCTTTGCTGCGGAGGAGCTGGTGGGAAAAGTAGCAAAGCCATGGCGGCAGCTGCTGGTGGCGCCACCAAGCGGAAGGAGAAACACATGCATGATGGCATAAG TGGACGAAGTACTGATGTGGAGTCCATCATGAGTTTCCGGTCATTTGACAAGAATTGGGACAAACTGGACAAAGTGGATTACGACAACTTGTATgaagt GGATATGAAATTACCACGTGTCTGGCTGGAGACGTTGAGGGG CGTCCCAGATGATCAAATTGATGGCCGCCTGCAGGAACTAGAAGCCACGAATTGGCAGGGAACTGATATGCATAGGAGTAGTGAAGGTCGTCACGGCGGATATGACGAGGGACGAGACATGCAGACTTTGGAAAGGAATATGACCATGGAGTCGTCAGGTGGTTACGGAACTGGCGGCGGGGGTTACGGAACTGGCGGCGGGGGTTACGGAACTGGCGGCGGGAACGGCCATATTTATTCCACATCTACTTCCGGTCGGGATGGTGGACAGGTGTTGGAATGGGAGACAACTCGTCAGATCAATATTGCGGCATCAGAACTTCCGGAACAGGAGTACATCTATGAGCGGGAGTTTCGTCA GGAGATGAATGGCATGGAACGTGACAATTTTATGAAGATTTACCAGACCTATCGGCGCATGCTTGATGATAGTAAGCAGACGGCATTCTGA